Within Leptotrichia hongkongensis, the genomic segment ATGAAAGGTTTCTCCTTAATGTGGTTTGGTAGATTTACATTATATCAGAAACCTTTCTTTTTTTGTATATGCTTGTCACATATGTATTATCTCACAACATTTTCTTTTCTATTTTTGATTTCTTTTAATAAAATTTTATTTTATAAAATTTGAATCAATTATATATTTTCCAGCGATATTTTTAGCATTTCATCATTTATATCTTCTATCGTTCTTAATTTGTCATCTTTAACGCAGGAAATTACATTCCACTTATATTTTAATGACAATTCTTTTGCTACTTCATAGGCATTTTTCAAGTAATTTTTATCTTTTTCGTGAATATCCTTCTCTTTTTCTCCAGTTATTTTATTTTCCCTGTTTTTCATAAGTTTTTGACTAAACTCAAACGGAATATCTAAAAAAAATACAACATCTGGCTCTGGGATTGCTATTTTTCTCCATTCCAAGTCTATTAACCAGTTCAAATATATTTCACGTTCAGATTTATCAGATATTTTAGGAACTTGATGAATCATATTTGAAATTGTATATCTATCGCTAATCACAATTCCTCCATTATTGTAAAACTCTTCCCATTCAGTCTTAAATGAAGCAAACCTGTCAACTGAATAAAGTACAGAAGCCGCATAAGCATTGACACTTTCCGCTGTTTTTCCAAATTCACCTGCAAGATACATTTTTACAGGCTCAGAAGCTCTGCTTTCATAATTTGGAAAAGATATTTTTCTTACTTTCCCGTCTCCTTTTATTTCTTTTAATTTTTCATAAAGCAATTCTGTCTGTGTCTGTTTTCCACTTCCATCTGTACCTTCTATAATTATTAATTTTCCCATTTTTATTTCCTTCATTTTTAAAAAGTCTTTATAATCAAAAATATAGCAGCCTTATTTAAAAGACTGCTAAAATTTTAAATTGTAATTTTATTTTTATTTTATTGATTTTTCCCCATTTTTGCTCCTTTCAGCAAAATGGATAATCACTCTATTCCTTTAAAGGATTTTAATATGATTTATTTTTTAATCCAAGGCATAAGTTTTCTTAATTCAGCCCCAACTTTTTCTACACCGTGATTTGAAAATTCTGCTCTTTTTTCTTTTAAGAATGGTTGCCCTGCTTTTGAGTCTGCTAAGAAATCATTTGCAAATTTACCTGATTGAATATCTGCTAATACTTGTTTCATAGCTTCTTTTGTTTCAGCAGTTATAATTTTTGGACCTGTAATGTAATCTCCATATTCAGCAGTGTTTGAAATTGAGCTTCTCATTGTTGCCAATCCACCTTCATAAATCAAGTCTACGATAAGTTTCATTTCGTGTAAGCACTCAAAGTAAGCATTTACAGGATCATATCCAGCTTCTGTCAATACTTCAAATCCTACTTTCATAAGTTCTACTACTCCACCACATAATACAGCTTGTTCACCGAATAAATCTGTTTCTGTTTCTTGCTTGAATGTAGTTTCAAGGATTCCTGATCTTCCTCCACCAATAGCTGATGCCCATGCTTTAGCAACTTCCATTGTATCTCCTTTAGCATCTTGGTAAACAGCTACTAGACAAGGTACTCCGCTTCCTTCTTGGAAAGTTCTTCTTACCAAGTGTCCAGGTCCTTTTGGTGCAACCATAAATACGCTTATATCTTCTCTTGGAACAATTTTTCCAAAATGAATGTTAAATCCGTGTCCAAATGCGATATATGCTCCTTCTTTCAAGTTTGGTGCAATATCAGATGCATATACATCAGCCTGAATTTCATCTGGAATCAAAATCATAACTATATCTGCACCTTTTACAGCATCTGCAGTTTCTTTTACTGTAAATCCTGCTTCAGTAGCCTCATCCCAAGATTTTGAACCTTTTCTAAGTCCAACAGTTACATCAAATCCACCTTCTTTTAAGTTCAAAGAATGTGCGTGCCCTTGTGAACCATACCCCAATACAGTAATTTTTTTACCTTCCAATTTACTCAAATCACAGTCAGCATCATAATAAACTGTTGTTCCTAAAATATTTCCTGCCATTTTTTATCCTCCTAAATTTTATATGTATATATTATACACTTTTTAAAAATATTTGCAAATATTTCTTTTTAATGTAACTATATATTTTATATATTTTTGAATTTTATTTTTTAGATATTTTTATTAATAGATATTTTTTCATATTACTATGTTTTTCTTATTTCTATAAGATATCTCATTGACGGAAATCCTACAGATTAGTTTATACTAGGCTCTGTTTAAAAAACAAAAATTATATTTTAATTATTTTAAAATATTAGATTTTATCTTTATTTAGAAGAGATTATAATAAATTCATTATTTAAACAGTGTCTAGTATAGGATCTTATTATCAAATTTATTGTGCATTTACATAAGCATCCTTCACTTTACACGCTTTTACATCTCCCGAATTTAGAACAGCTCTAAATTCCCATTTTTTATTTTTATCAATGGAGTCAGTGCTGTCCACAGCATCTCCGACTTTTGTTCCTTTTTTATCAAAGCAAGGGATTTCAATAGTAACATTTTCCTTTCTGCTTCCACTATTTGTTAAAACTCCTGTTACAATTGTTGTATTCCCGTCATTTTCAACTTTCGCCTTAGAAAATTTATACTTAACGCCCTTTGCATCAATTTCTCCATCGTTTCCACCAATTATCCCGCCGATAATATTTCCAGTAGTTTTAATTACTGCTCCTGTAACAGTTCCAGCTGCTTTAATTGTACCTCCAGCAATACTTCCTGCCGCTCCAACAACTCCACAAGATGAAAGAACTAAAGCCGTTCCCATTATCATTATTATTTTTTTCATAATTTATAAATCCTTTCAATATTTTTTATGCTTATAATACAATAAAATTACTTTAAAACTAAATTCAAAAATATTTTATTGCAATACCAGCATATTTCAAGTATTCTAACATTAAAATTATATATTTCTATTTTTTTATAAATATTTTTTACTTTAAAACTTATACTATTCCACATTTAAATAACAAATGTTTAATAAAATTTAGCATAGTTTTTATTTTCTAATGAAATTTATTATTACAAATATTTACTAGCTTCCCTAATACTTAATTTTGTCATTTTTTCTTTATTTTTTTCAATAAAATTTTTTACCCATTCAGGATTAGTCTTGCTATAATCTCTTAATGCCCAGCCTATCGCCTTATTGATAAAAAATTCAGCCTGCCCCAGATTATTCTTTAAAATCTTTTCCAGTAATTCAGTATTTGTTTTTTCTTTTCTCAAAAGCTGATGATCAATCGCAATTCTTCTAAGCCAAATATTTTCATCAATACTCCATTCCAGCAATATTTTATTCACATTTGAATCCTTTAATGCCAAAGCTCCTATTGTCATATCTAAATTGTCTATCGTATCCCACCACGATTTTTTCAAGATTAACTGTTTCAGATTTGGAATATCGTCTATTGTCAACTTATCTTTCTTATTCTTCAAAAAATCAGCTGCAACATACTGAAATTCCCTGTACTTATTTTCCCAGCATTTATTTACAAATTCCCAGTCGATTTTTTCTTCATTCTTATATTCCTTAAAAAAATTTTTAAATATTTTGCGTCTTTCAGGCGTCTTGATTCCAATATATTCAAATTTATTAAGCATATATTTTGACATTTTTTGAGCCTGTTCTTCATTTTTATGCTGAATCATTTCTTCATAAAGTTTATTAAAATCCATAAGTTTCCTCTTTTTTCATTTTATTAAAAACATTAATTTCTATTAATTACAAAATTCTAATTTTTAGATTTTAACCCTTACGGAAAATAAAACGGGCTATTCTCCTGAAGTATGCTCTATAACATTATAATTTAATGCAAAGTGTAGCTATATAGTCATTTCCATAACGTGATAATCTATGTCTTTTGTCACACGATTCATAAAAATCTATCATAGCGAGACCATTTTTAAGTTGTCCTCTAATCTGGGTTTCTAAGGTATGGCTAAATTCATATCCATATTCTGGATTTATGGTTATTTTGCCTTCCTCTTCAAGCTCTTTTGAATTAAAAGGTATTGAAAACTTTAAAAGTAATTCCTCATCGGGTTTGTCCCATACAATGTCAGTATCATACATGTATATCCAAGGATTCATAAATCCGACCATTAACAATCCACCCTTTTTCAATACTCGAGAAGCTTCTTTATACATGTTTTCTAAATCTTCTATATATACATTTGAAACCGGATTAAAAATAATATCAAAAGTTTCATTTTCAAATGGAAATGGTTTTGTCATATCGCCTTGAACTGTATTAATTTTTAAGCCTTCTCTTTTAGCAACCAACTCATCTCTTTGTAATTGTGATTTAGAAAAATCCATTATGGTTACATCATAACCTTTTATAGCAAAAACTGGTCCCTGCTGTCAACCACCACAAGCCAAACCTAATATCTTTTTTCCATTTGCTTTTTCAAACCATTCTTTCGGGACTTTTTTCCCAACAGTTAATGCAACAGAAATTGGATTAGTTCTAACTTCTTCTAATTCTTCATGTGTCAATGGCTCAGTATAGTCATTTTTTACATTATTCCATCTATCTTCATTTAATTTTATATAATTGTTCATCTTATAATCTCCTCGTAATTTTATACTATTTCGATTTAAGTTGGATGTGTTGCAATTATATTTTTCTTACCTCTAAAAATTTTTAATTTCTTGAACAATTTTAATCTTGCTTAATTTTTTTTATTTTTCCTAATGTTTCTTTTGTTTTAAACTTTAGTTTGTTATGTTTTAAATACAGCACTTTTATAAATCTACAATTCCTTTTTGTGTATTAATTTATGTTCTATGCTATTTATATAATTTTTATGTTTATGATTATGCTTTTTCTCTGATATAAAGTGACTATGTTCATGTTCATGCGTGATAATATGAGTATGTGTTTTTCCATCATGCGTATGAACAATTATGTGAGAATGACTATGACTGTGACGTTTAACCATTGTATCGTATACGACAACTGCACTACCAATTATCATAAAGATAAGACCAATGAAATATACCAAAGTAAGTTTTTCTCCATTTACTACAAATGCTAAAAAAGTTCCTACAAATGGAGCTATAGCATAATATGCACTGGTTTTTGCAGCACCTAAATCCCTTTGTGCTCTGATATACATAAAAATACTAAGTCCATATGCTACAAATCCAAGTAGCAAAGCAGCTATTATATATTTGATTTCAGGAATTCTTTCTCCCAAAATAAGGGCGACTATAAATGAACCACCACCAGAGAAAAAGCCTTTTAGCAAAACAATCTCGTAAGTGCTTTTATCCGAGATTTTTCTAGTGCAGTTATTTTCAAGTCCCCAACAACATGTTGCCAATATAACAAACAATGAACCTAATGAAAACTGGAAACTTTCAGCCCCTTCAAATGAAAGAACTATACTTGATATTGTGATAAATCCAATAGCAATCCACAACTTTGATGTTACTTTCTCCTTAAATATCAGAAGAGCAATAAGTGTTGTTGCTACAATTTCAAAATTACCAAGCAGTGAAGCATTTGAAACTGAACCAATATTTATACCAATCATCAGAAATATAGGTGCCGCAATATCAAGGACAATCATTCCAACAGTATAAGGTAAATCTGCCTTATTTAACTTTTTATACTTTTCTTCGGCTTTTCTACGAAACAAGTACATAATACCTACCCCTGTTCCAGCTCCCAAATATAGAAAAGATGCCATCAATGTAGGTGGAATCTTATTTAAAAGCACTTTAGAAAACGGTGTATTAATTGCATAAAAAATAGCCGCAAGCAGTGCTAAAATTACCGCCATAAATTTTCTGCTTTTATCCATATTTAATAAATCAACTCCTTTTAGATAAATCCTAAATTTATCTCACAATCAGCCAAGGTCTTTCATTTTCCCAAACAATCTTCACATCCAAACCAAACATCTGAGAAAGCAATTTACCTGTTAAAATATCCTTT encodes:
- the ilvC gene encoding ketol-acid reductoisomerase, which codes for MAGNILGTTVYYDADCDLSKLEGKKITVLGYGSQGHAHSLNLKEGGFDVTVGLRKGSKSWDEATEAGFTVKETADAVKGADIVMILIPDEIQADVYASDIAPNLKEGAYIAFGHGFNIHFGKIVPREDISVFMVAPKGPGHLVRRTFQEGSGVPCLVAVYQDAKGDTMEVAKAWASAIGGGRSGILETTFKQETETDLFGEQAVLCGGVVELMKVGFEVLTEAGYDPVNAYFECLHEMKLIVDLIYEGGLATMRSSISNTAEYGDYITGPKIITAETKEAMKQVLADIQSGKFANDFLADSKAGQPFLKEKRAEFSNHGVEKVGAELRKLMPWIKK
- a CDS encoding FxLYD domain-containing protein, yielding MKKIIMIMGTALVLSSCGVVGAAGSIAGGTIKAAGTVTGAVIKTTGNIIGGIIGGNDGEIDAKGVKYKFSKAKVENDGNTTIVTGVLTNSGSRKENVTIEIPCFDKKGTKVGDAVDSTDSIDKNKKWEFRAVLNSGDVKACKVKDAYVNAQ
- a CDS encoding dTMP kinase, translated to MGKLIIIEGTDGSGKQTQTELLYEKLKEIKGDGKVRKISFPNYESRASEPVKMYLAGEFGKTAESVNAYAASVLYSVDRFASFKTEWEEFYNNGGIVISDRYTISNMIHQVPKISDKSEREIYLNWLIDLEWRKIAIPEPDVVFFLDIPFEFSQKLMKNRENKITGEKEKDIHEKDKNYLKNAYEVAKELSLKYKWNVISCVKDDKLRTIEDINDEMLKISLENI
- a CDS encoding DMT family transporter, whose product is MDKSRKFMAVILALLAAIFYAINTPFSKVLLNKIPPTLMASFLYLGAGTGVGIMYLFRRKAEEKYKKLNKADLPYTVGMIVLDIAAPIFLMIGINIGSVSNASLLGNFEIVATTLIALLIFKEKVTSKLWIAIGFITISSIVLSFEGAESFQFSLGSLFVILATCCWGLENNCTRKISDKSTYEIVLLKGFFSGGGSFIVALILGERIPEIKYIIAALLLGFVAYGLSIFMYIRAQRDLGAAKTSAYYAIAPFVGTFLAFVVNGEKLTLVYFIGLIFMIIGSAVVVYDTMVKRHSHSHSHIIVHTHDGKTHTHIITHEHEHSHFISEKKHNHKHKNYINSIEHKLIHKKEL
- a CDS encoding DNA alkylation repair protein; the protein is MDFNKLYEEMIQHKNEEQAQKMSKYMLNKFEYIGIKTPERRKIFKNFFKEYKNEEKIDWEFVNKCWENKYREFQYVAADFLKNKKDKLTIDDIPNLKQLILKKSWWDTIDNLDMTIGALALKDSNVNKILLEWSIDENIWLRRIAIDHQLLRKEKTNTELLEKILKNNLGQAEFFINKAIGWALRDYSKTNPEWVKNFIEKNKEKMTKLSIREASKYL